The segment AATGAATCTGGTAGTTTATCTCATTCTTATCTAAGATGCGCAGAGCAATAGATAACCCAATGCCACTTCCTTGTTTTTGATTAGAATTATCTGCCCTAAAGAAGGGTTTACTAATTTGTTCAATCTGATTTTGTGGAATCCCTATGCCTTGATCGGTAATAGATAAGCACAGTTTTTCCTCTTGCTCATAAAGATGAAGGGATATAGCTTTATCGGCTGGAGAGTACTTGATGGCATTTTCGATGAGATTAACAAGAGCCATCAACAACTGTGTTTTATCTGTTTGAATGTACAGCAAGTTCTCTTTTTCTGGAGGAATAGATAAGTCGATAGTGATTTTCGCACTCGGATGAGTAGCTTTAATCTTGGCCAAGATGCTCCACAAGAGTTCGTCCACTCTGTATTCTTGTTCGTTATTTTGCCTCTCTTCTTTTAAATCCGAAATAATAAGAAGCGTATTCAAAATGTCATTCAAGCTATTTACTTCATCAATTAACTTGTAGGCAATCTCTTGGTATTCTTTGGGTGTACGCTCTTTGAGAGAGAATACTTCCAGATTACCAATGATTGAAGCTAAAGGAGTTTTAAACTCGTGAGTAACATACTTCGCAAAGTTCTTTTGAATAATCAACGACTCTGAAATGCGTGAGAGTAGAGAGTTGAAAGTATTAATCAACTCTTCTAGTTCGTCGTAGGTGTGAGGCGACTGTATCTGAATATCTTTTTCCTGCGACAAAGACAAGTCTTGCACCTGCTGAATCACTTTACGAAT is part of the Bacteroides coprosuis DSM 18011 genome and harbors:
- a CDS encoding integral membrane sensor signal transduction histidine kinase (COGs: COG0642 Signal transduction histidine kinase~InterPro IPR003660:IPR003661:IPR003594~KEGG: fjo:Fjoh_4292 integral membrane sensor signal transduction histidine kinase~PFAM: ATPase-like, ATP-binding domain; Signal transduction histidine kinase, subgroup 1, dimerisation/phosphoacceptor domain; HAMP linker domain~SMART: ATPase-like, ATP-binding domain; Signal transduction histidine kinase, subgroup 1, dimerisation/phosphoacceptor domain~SPTR: Sensor histidine kinase;~IMG reference gene:2504107520~PFAM: HAMP domain; Histidine kinase-, DNA gyrase B-, and HSP90-like ATPase; His Kinase A (phosphoacceptor) domain), whose amino-acid sequence is MKIQTRLTLLHSTLFASLFIGLGLIIFLLYSQFVKQTIYKQLEQSSFITALFYLEEDELNKDDFDKVRKQFHEYVTNSYYQVYNVQDEVRYGDTHDSIHPSILNQVRESKKLRFDTDDFYCYGIFYEDNEGDFVVIAKENKKILYSQLHLLALLLLIGFLTGTFLIVLLSRWGAHIAYRPIRKVIQQVQDLSLSQEKDIQIQSPHTYDELEELINTFNSLLSRISESLIIQKNFAKYVTHEFKTPLASIIGNLEVFSLKERTPKEYQEIAYKLIDEVNSLNDILNTLLIISDLKEERQNNEQEYRVDELLWSILAKIKATHPSAKITIDLSIPPEKENLLYIQTDKTQLLMALVNLIENAIKYSPADKAISLHLYEQEEKLCLSITDQGIGIPQNQIEQISKPFFRADNSNQKQGSGIGLSIALRILDKNEINYQIHSSMNQGTTVTLRFA